In Conger conger chromosome 5, fConCon1.1, whole genome shotgun sequence, the DNA window GCATTCAAGTGAAGAGCTTTGTGGCTATCCCATAGAAAAAAAATCCTATAGTATAAACATACTTTATTACCCTTAACATTTCGATTTAGACTCAACTACTCTCAATGCACTGAGTAGCATTACATGTAATCCTTATCCAATCCCCTCTGCATGTATATGCTACTGCATAAGGTCTTCAGCATCACTTTGCCGCTTGTAGTTACTGAAGCAGCATGAGTCGTTGGCATGCTTTGTCACATCTTTCGTCATTAAAAGAGCGCAACAGCATCATGGCTGCCATTTAGTACTCTTGCTTTGGATCTGACCACTACGGGCCTCATTTATTTAAGTTATGTGGCGTGGGGGAGAAGTGAGCACACCAGGCATGCATGAGGCGGTCAGGCAGCCACTGTGAACCCTTAAGCTGTGTTGTAGTTTTAtaggttttattattattttttatgagaGGGAGAATATTTTAAATCTTAAAATACTTTCAGAATTTAGGGGAAGAAAACATTGTATACCAAGCAAACAATTCAACTGTAGAAGGTgagaattttatttatatataaataaatatatacagttatttcatatttcatataaaatttatatgatgttattattgtggattattttgtgatattctgtctctcaatgttaaaatgtacctatgataaAAATTCTACATAGTTCCATTCTTTggaagtgggcaaacctacaaaatcagcacgggatcaaataattattgctctcaCTGTAAATGACAGATGCAGAGTTTTCCCTATTCTCTATTAGGGCAGAGCAATGTGGCCAAAATATCATACAATATTTTTCCTATAACTGATGCTATAACAGTCACGAAAACGTCATGTTTCCTTCATGAAACGGTGCAATTTTCATTCAAAACGGACAGTTCACGTTACATTTATCTCACAAATGATTTATCTGTGGCAATGTGCTATGAATGTAATACTCATTGGATGAAGAAAAACAATGGTATAGCAAATGTTATAGCAAAAGCACATACCGTTGTATGAATTCACAACCGCTATACATAAAAATAAGCTATGAAGCTTATTGTCTGCTACCAATAATAGAAGGTAGGACTCAGCCAAGTTTTTGTGTAAAGGTGTGCTCTGATATTTTGCAGACAAGGGCCTCTGGAAACATTCAGAATTACAGGCTGATTCTCCGAAACGAGGTCTCCATACATTTGGCTGgtgcttatttttttactgtcgGCACAAAACTACTTGGAAAAACAATTAACTTTGCCAAATTAGGACATTTCTGCCTTCCCCGATTTCCCTTGTTTTTATATTGCTGCCCGACACAGACAAAACAGAGGAAAGGAAATGGACCCCATCGgccttttaaaaaatgcatttcttaaGCTGAAATTGCTTTTTGATACAAAATTGCGAAACCTTCAGCTCTGTCCTAAGGGCAGGGACTTTCAGTGCGGTGCAAATTACTCGGCAGTAATCATACAGCTAATGACAAAAGAGAAATGtggcgttcacacacacacacacacacacacacacacacacacacacacacacacacacacacacacacacacacacacacacacacacacacacacacacacacacacacacacacacacacacacacacacacacacacaggccctcaccTTTTTGTGTCCATCTTCTCTGAGCTGCTTTCCTTCgatttttcttcctctttcaccTCTGTggaacaatttttaaaaatgccattATTTCACTATAAGAGTTCAATCGGCTCCTCTTTCAGTGACGCTTAAACATCGAGTCCTAATTATCGCCTCACAACAAATTATGCGCACAGACCTTAACTGTCTGGTTAAATTGAAGAGACCAAGCCAATTCAAGCAGTCTGGCGGCCATGTCCTTCAACATGATGGCATATCAATTATGCTTTATTGCATATGAAAGGAacctaaaaaaatattaaatatgaaaggaacctaaaaaaaaaccttgatcATGTTGATCATAAATGGATTGGCAGTCACACAATATGGTGAATATACCTACAGTTATTTCCTTCAGAAATAATATTTATGGTTTATGGTTCTGGACAGGGAGACGGCATTGTTATTCATAACCAGTTCCAAATTTAATTCTGCTTTCTAACCGGTGTTCTTTACAGAGGGATTATAGAGGGTTTTCAGATATAttcacatttcccacaatgtgATAATGCAATTCAAAAAGCCCCTTCTTTACAACCTACCACTCAGATTAGTAAAGCATGTCGTTTGACACAGCCAACCTTTTATGGCTTTTTTATGTTCTACACGTTGTACTGAGTTTCAAAACGTGCTGGTTCCGCTGATTTCAGACAACGCTCAGCCCAGAGCCGCCATGCCCACAGCGCTCACCCGGTTTCTTCTCCTCCggctccttcttctcctcctccacccgggCCCTCTTCGTGCTCTTCTTGTGATTGGCCACGTTCCTCCTCCCGCCCTCTCCCTCGTCCTCAGAGTCAGAGAACTCCTCATCACAGGCTATCCTCTTGTCAGACGCCCGGACTGAGACAAAGGGGGACATTAATGGACGTCAATCCCAGTACGGGGCTTAAAAACTGCAGAATGTAAGACTGGTAACTGCTTACAAAGgacagtcaaaaaaaaaaaaaaaaaaaattcaacatATGCGGTTCTACAGTCTAAAGATTTTTTCCCTGAAAGCACAGATGCACAGGGCGTGGaaagatttcagagcacactaatgcactcaaattagaaataataataatttaaagtgAGTCTATATGCTAatatttgattagactaagcagtggacaatctcccctggagcaatgtggggttaaaggccttgctcaagggcccaacagactTGTCATTCAATCTTATCCTGGCTACaccgccaaccttccaggttccagccatgtaccttagcctgtACCCTAGTGTACATGTGCACTCGTGTAAGTGAgttatttttccagttagcaTACATCCATTTTCAGGAGCAGGAGTCAATCAGGAGTCCTGATTATAAAAGCTGTGTGGGAGTGAATGGGATGGCGGACGGTAAGTCGCGGAGGAAGCGCagtgggagagagtggagagtggAGAGTGACCGGCAGAGGGGGAAAGAGCCTCACTGGACATGCGCTTGTCCGGGTCTTCCACGTCCTCGTCCATGGTGTCGTCTGGAATGCTGTCCTCGGGAATTGCCTGCATCTGGACCCCCGGAGCGTGGGGCAGCATGCGCAGGTTCTCAAACAGCCGCTGCCTGTCGGGAGGTCGCACAGCCGTaggtaacacacagacacacacgtgcaaatacacacactcacacacacggacacgcactgTACTCCAGAACACTGGATTTGATGTGAAACAaggaatatgaggttaaagtgcagattgtcatgtttaatttaaggctatttacattcatatgggAATTACATCCCAAATCATATgaagtccctccattttagaggaccagAAGTAATCGGACAATTGTCCAATTGAAACTGTCAtacggacacgcacacaaatgACTGATACCATCAATCACCATAGAGACAAACAAATATGCAAGCACCACAAAATGCacgaaaacagaaaaatattgcAATGGCATGTACGCCTACACTATCCCATATTCCACCACATAAAACTTCAATAAACTTCAATTAGTATCACACTGTGTGCAATACGACACAAGGCTGTGACCTTACTTGATCTTATCCATGTACTCCTGCGTGTTCTGGTTGGTCATGTTAGACGGACTGATGTGCAGCTTGAAATCGGGCCCAAAGTACTCAAAGTAATCGTTGTAGGGCAGCTCTGTAAAAACAAAGGCGATGGGTCAGTCTACATGCGCGAAAAAGCCCTAGCAACAAGGCTCCAAGAGTCCATATACGGAGGCAACAGAATGCTTAGCGGTCGTGGAAGGGAGTGGAGATTCTGCCCACTGTTAGCCACATATACTGTGCAGTGATAATACCCTCTTGCATTCAGGGGCCTGCTGACAGCTAGCTCGGTTCACTACagagcagcagtaatcattgagcTCTCTCTTACCGAGAGTGCAGCACGGCTCTGGAGCCTAATTTCCTTTTCTCGCTGGCAGACTCCAGTCTCATGGGTGAACTTAAAGGTAAACTACAAAAGAAGCATGCTGTGATGCTGTAAACCGGTTAACTCCAGTCAATGGGAAACCACTGACTGCTGAGACACAGATATTACAGACGGAGCAGATGGTCGACACCTACCCTCCTTCAGTTTTCCATCCTAGAGGACGCTCTGGTTAATAGGCTTCCAGTACATTTGAACTttaatttgttgttttaaatTGTACTACTTCTTCGCAACTTTCTCATAATATGTTGATGTAACCAGATAACTTTCAACAGTCAACAGCCTGGTTAATCTACATCAgtggtcttcattcctggtcctggagagccgcagggtgtgctggcttttgttgtgaTTCAGCACTTAAtagatcaattaaagcagttaattacagttaactcacctgacAAAGTTTCTTGGGTCTAAATGGGGTTGCTGATATTGAAGCGAAAAcaaggaccaggaccaggagtgaggagcacTGATCAACACAGTAATATCTGTGGCTGAACAGCAGCAATGAGGCCTCTTTTCCAACCACATTGTGATGGATGGTTTCAAGTGCATCGTGCTGCATTTTCCCTTTAATTTAATGTCTTGGATATGGACAACACTAATGGCTGTTTTCCGATTTGCATGCTTAGCGATAAAGGTGGTAATGGTGAGCACTGAAAGATAGCTAAACGTGAGTGAGTGGGCATTCTGAGGCTCAGGAGAACAGCCAACGTCTGAGAATCTCTCATTCAAGCAGGTATCCCTGAAGTGAACATAAAGTGCCAACTAATTTGGTTTCATATCACCACTTATGGCTTTAAACGACTCATCGTTCTCAATCAGCCGCGGCCATTTACGCTAATGTATTAGCACTGCGCAAATGCTCCTATCTTTATGTTGGGAATTGAATTACTGCGGTTTAAACAGAGTGTGGTTCTAGAAGAGGACAGTGACTGATATCATATCGAGGCCAGTCTTTTGAGACAACAGGCAGATATATTAAAATTCATCCCTGTCCATTTTAATGCACAACCACtataatattttacttttatatactTTTCTCTCATTTTCTAGTGACAAAGTTCTTGtgactttttttccctttggatTAGTGCTAAATCCTTTCCCAGCCAGGAACAGGAGCATCCAAAAATGTTCCACTTCAGCAACTGCCGAACTAAAAATATTGAGCATTTTGTTAATTACATTGTTAAACCGTAAAAAGCTGGTTGTGGTTACACTGGATCTGGGCCCAGCGCTCCCGGGAGACGCTTCCGGCTGCtcataccattacattacagtttatttagcagacgcttttatccaaagcgacgtacacaGAAGTGCacatcaaggtcatagaacaaacagaACAGGACCGgtcggataaggtacaattcacacaTGATCGGTTGTAAAGCCATGAACATAAGACAGTACACAAGATAGAcagtattaaagtatgatagtAGGCCTATGTAACtactgtaactaccataccaagacatcTACAACtgcaggaactacagtacccagAAATACAAATTCGACAGTTGTAGAGTAGGGCTTAAAAGGCAATGGGCTAAAGAAAGGGACAGGTGAAAAAGGCGTGACACGGTACCGTCAGGGATGTCGGTGTCCAGCGCCACGGCGGTCTCGTAGGTCCAACAGCGGGCCACGTTTCGGATGGTGTAGCCCCCTCCGCCCAGCATCAGCAGGGGCAGGTTGAAGGACTTCATGTACTCCACGCACTTGGCATGGCCTTGCGGTGCACAGCAGGGGCAAAACAAAGGCAAAGCCAGAATTCAGGGACCGCCGCGGGGCGTTTGGAAAAGCTGACAGTTTACTAATGCTTTTTATGACACGTTCAAGGAGACATTTTTTGGCGGCCTTCCTTGGCACTGCGGTAGACTGCAAAGTAACATTTTAGCATGTTTATACAATGTACATACTAATAAATACCGTCTCGTATGAACACAGTGAAAGGACAAAGACGGGGCAGGTGCCGGCCGTGACGTCGTCTTGCTCACTGCAGGGCGAGGCGGTCCGGCGTTTACCTCGGATGGTGAGGTTGAAGCAGCCGAGCCGGTCCCCAGACAGCGAGTCCGCCCCGCACTGCAGAACCACCGCGCTGGGTTGGTACATCTCCATCACCTTGGACATCACCTGCCAACGACCGCACACGGACTGTTTTTCACAACCAAACGCGACCGTGGGGATTGCAGCGGAATGCGTTCCAAGCCGTTAGAGCAGAGCTGAGTGTTTGCCAGCCTTATAGGGAAACACCCCGTGTTTCAGAAATACTGAGggcttatttttttccccttgaaTTTCAAAAGGTGAAAGCAACAGGGATTGTTcaactgaaaataatttgaaactTGTTTGCAGTATTTGAGCATTAACGTGCCAAGTTCACCTGCCTAGCCGGCCTAACTGGGAGTCGCAAAGCCCCTCAGAGTCGTCTCCGGACACATATGTGCTGGGGGCTAATCTTAaccccccccaactccactcacaaCAGTTACCTGGTTGCTCCGGACAGCAGCATATGTCTCAAAAGATTAGCCAGGCATGTCTAAGCACACAGGGCCAGAACAGTGAACCGGTGAACCGACCATTTTTTGTCAGTTGGGCCTTTGTGCAAACTTTATGTTAATTAAGCCTCCTCTCTAAGGCACCGGAGGTTTTTCTGTATTCCGCCCCGTCCCTTTTCCGAGCTCTCCATAAGCCCACGGCGATGGCGAAAGAGCTTACCGGCTTGAATATCTGCTCGTAGGACTCGTCATCAATCCCGTCCCTCAGGGGGAAGTTGACAGCGTAGTACTTGCCTTTGCCGGCGCCAATATCCTAACAGGAAAGAGTGATGTTAATAGGCTTATTAAAGCAGACTCGCCCACACTGCCATTTATCGCTACTACCGCcgcaaaacattttaatcataGTTTACTACGCCTCAGGAGGAATGCCAGCAGCCGCGCTGGAAGGCGAATTAAACAATGCATTACAAGTCATAAAATACGCATATTTATCATTCTGAAACAAGTCACTTAGTTCTTAAGTGTTTCCCCCCTAAAATAACCAAGAATTAAACATCAAAGCTGCTGTGATTAAATGCCCGAAAATGGTTTATTCTGTATGATTTAGCAATTTCACAACTGACATATGACTCATTATTCATGCCATTAAAGCACATAGTGGGGGGATTAGCATCAGACGTGGAGGCTATTTGTCCTGAATGTATTTCAGAATTATGAATCCTACAAAGAATTAAGATGCTTGGGCAGGGACTCAGTCAGCAATTAAAAGCAagagttttaatttttttgttgaaaatagtttgcgaggcggcacggatggtgcagtgggtagcactgccgcctcacagcaaggaggtcctgggttcgaatccccgtcggccggggcctctctgtgcggagtttgcatgttctccccgtgtctgcgtgggtttcctccgggtactccggtttcctcccacagtccaaagacatgcaggttaggctgattggagagtctaaatttcccataggtatgagtgtgtgagtgaatggtgtgtgtgccctgtgatggactggcgacctgtccagggtgtattcctgcctttcgcccaatgtatgctgggataggctccagccccctgcgaccctgttcaggataagcgagttcagataatggatggatggatggaaaatagTTTGCCGAGTTCACTAAAACTAGCCAGTCAGATCAAACTGGTGAAGAAAAAGTATAACACTTGCATTGTACTTAAttgtacaatgcatacaatgtaTTTAATTGTAAGTAAAATTGAAAGGAAATGTTGACCCTGTATTAGTTACCAACAAAGAGACCCCCGACCCACATCTTTtctcatatatttatttgaatgtgGAGGGCTCAACTGCAACTGTGTGCCCGCCCACAACTGGCACTGGTGTGGGAAAGCTTATATTCCGGACTGTGGAGCTTGTCACATCACATACAAACACTAGTAGCAATGTAAACACTCTAAAAACACAAAGCCGTAGCCAAGCTGTCGTAGTTTGCTTAAATGTGCCACTGGTGtgcaaatatgaatgtaaagaCAGGAGCAGTATCAGTGAACAGAATCAACACAGCCACATGAACCGTGGAGATTTATGATTTCACATGCTGCCTATGGAGTCTCTCATCCCCGGGAGTTCCTACTCCTTTCCTAAATGCACCATAACCGTGCTCAGTGAGGGCAGCGGAAACAGCCGGACTTACTCTGAGGTCTCCGGTCCCAGGGAAGTACTCTCCGTACTTGTGGAAGGAAACGGTCATGACACGGTCAGTAGTGTAGAAAGCCTCCTCCACACCATCGCCATGGTGGATGTCAATATCGATGTACAGCACCCTCTGGTGGTATCTGAAGGTAATGGATTTCAACATAGGGTCAGCATAAATTTACATTACTTACAAGAACAGATTAAATTCTAAGAAATTATGTTCTAAGAACTGGACGCTAAAAACATGAGAGATTTCACATTTATTCAACAAAATACGCCGTCTATCATCACGATAGAAATGTCTGGTCTTGTGATACGGAGAAGCCCGATTCCTCTgccacagacagactcacttgAGCAGCTCAAGGATGGCGAGGACGATGTCGTTGACATAACAGAACCCCGAGGCCTCGGATTTCTTGGCGTGGTGGAGCCCGCCCGCCCAGTTCACAGCGATATCAGTCTGCTGCCTGTTGAGCTTCACTGATCCAGCTGCATTATCGGCAGAAAAAAAGCTGACTGCATTTGTCTTTAAGGCAAAACAAGCAagacattttcctttttaaaaaattattttatgtatcatttaatgtactttttaaaCTTTGTTCATAGCAACTCTTTTGAAGCGAATATGCTAGTATCCTCGACCACAGCATTAGGTGTAATTCTGGAAAAGCTTGGAAAGGAAAGATGTATCATAGTTGAGTGAGTCCATGACATTGCACAATTTCAGATACTAGTAAATAGTAACTATTAAGAAAAAGTAACAATAGGCACTCACCAGCTGAGCCTCCAGTCGATAACTGACAGAACTCGAATAAACCATCGAACACTGGGCAGTCCTCACCAACGTTAACTATAGGGAGAGTTTAAATTAAACACCCACaccaattacaattacaacaatTACAATGAATATTTAGTCCAGATGTTATACATGTTAGTGAAGTTGAGGTTTGCTGTCGAACATATTCTTCAGTCTATAAATATACAGTTGGTTGCAGATCCTTGCACataatatagatcattatccatgttacttattatatgcagcctttttttcctccatttttagtaagggtgccaataattctggagagtgtatgtgagtgtatatgggtTCTCATTGACAGCCCTCCTGGTAGTTTGAGAATCCCTATGCAAGTACATTTACATAACATCTTCTGGAGAGCCTGCCATGTCTTACAGCGGACGACACTTACATCTTTGCATTTGCTTGCTGAACTCGGACATGTTGTCTGGCCGTATGGATCGTAGGAACTTGATGTAATCATCACTGTGGTACTTTGTCATTTCCTCTGCTGTAGCCTTATGTGGCCTCTTTAGACaggaaaaccccccccccacacatttCATTGTTGACAGTGATATTTACATGGTTGCTTCAACAAACTGCATTTACAAGTGTCCTCTCAATGCAGTTTCATCAGATCAGTGATTCAGTCTCGATCCAAAGAGTTATAATGAACTAGttttaaagtaaataaacaCTGACGGAGGAATTAACGATTCCTTTTCATCAAGGCTGAGAAATTTTTATCTTCAATTGGAATGCTGATCGGAGTTGAGTTTTTGAAGTTACATATTATGCTTCTTTTccgattcttttttttaaaataaaaagactaaaACAACTGAATGGAGGCCTGATACCAACATAAACTACTACAACAGAAGGaattatacagtggtgtgccCTGGTGGTTTAACTAGCATCTATGTTATTAACTTACATATATTTCCATCTTCCTGTAAAGTCCATAGTTTAATAGCAGGTTGTGAGTCATGCGGATTCTGTGAGGTTTCATGGGGTGTCCTTGTCCATAATAATAGTTACCAATGTCACCTGAAAAACAGAGATGCTATgtcacacaaaataataaaaaagtaaataaaaacgGAAGCTCATCAAACTGTCaaattcacatacagtacacccaTAGACTGGGtaaaaaatagagaaaatatTCTTTCAAGGCTCTATTGTGCTTAATTCCTCAGTCTGTAGCTTGTTTCTGTGTTATGTGTTTAAATGGCCACAGGTTGTTCAAAACATGTGCACTAATGTATCTAATCTATATTTTTATCAAAACACAGGTTTGGCTTGCTGCCAGTTTAGTTTGGATTCAACAAATTTTCCACTAATTATTTAGTTTTGGAACGAGGTGACCATGCCTTCAGCATTTACTGATTTCACTTGTCCATCTATAATTTAATTATGAAAATGCACATTCTTTCTAAAGGATAATTTATCATTGTTTTagtaaattattataattatatgcaGAATTATTTCATAGGTAGGCCAAATCATCAGATGTGAATGCAGGACATATATTCATGAACCGCATAGTAACTTATGAAATGATGTGGCCATAAAAGGGGTAAATCACCACACAATGATCAATACTGCAAGAGGCAGGAATGAAAACAAGCAAACGCAGGGGCCCCAGGACAGATTTTTGAGAACAACTACGGCCTAAAGGCTAATGTTAAAAATTGACTGGATTTCATAGTGTAATTCTGTGCTCCAAGATGCTGATACTTATGATGGTAATTTGTTTGCTAAGAACATTTAATCACAAATCCACCCGGCAAAATCACACTTGGTGATGCAAAGATTACCCATGACGTTATTGAactttcaaataattatttattggtCATCCTTTGGCAATCATGGTTTAATCGCAACCCATACCCACTCTGTTGTGTTCGGCTAAAGAAGTCAGCCGGGGACACGTATTGTTAGCGGACATAATCAGTACTGCAATTTAACCAGCTATTATTGGACCCATCTTTATTACCAATTCACGTTAACTATGTATATCTAAACGAGAAatctgagtgtatattacccTATTCTTGTTGTACCATGCAATACTGTTTGCTCGATGCCCAGCTAGGAATTTTAAGTAAAGTTAAAGCAAGTTTGCTTGTAGCCTACAAGTGTTTGTGACTTAGTTTAACAACGACAACAGTtcaatttatttgaattaagCATTTGTTAGGTAGTACCAGACTGTGAACTATCGTTGGCcaagtaatttgttttttttacccataATTTACCCCAAGACTTGCCAGTTAACTCTCAACGCTAATGGGACAGTTTTCATCCTATGGACGATCACGTTACCGTCGGGTAAGCTTGGTGATCATGCGCATTTATGCACAGTTCCGTTTCATCTCCATTGTGGGCCTCGGCGGCAACTATTAGCTAGCCTGCTAACAAGTACCCGAGTACTAATTTCAGCAAGCGTTGTCTGATTAGGTAGGTAGTCTTGAATCCCATTCGATGGGCACTAGCTATTTCACAAGCTCGTCGAGTAATCTACGTTTCAAGTAAAACCTCAAATGGAAAACGAAACAAAATTGTAACTAGAGCACTGATGCGCTAAATATGGCTATTACCTCTAGGTCCCATGTTAGCAATAATCGTACACAACCACTGCTGCCCTGTTCAATGTGATAGCTACAAGCTGAAAAGCCCATGTGCAGCACCAGTTGTGTTGCATATTCAAAGTGAAAATTTTTGTTGCATCATTTATTATAAATGTGCATACATTTAGGTTTTGGTGATAAATCTGCACAAAACACGATTATACTTCAACCAATtcctggctagctagctaactagcgcGTGTCCCTCGCCTAGCCACAACAAAACCAGCTGCTAACCTCGTCTCCACGTTTGTAAAAATCGCCTTGCAAAACTCAACTCAAGTCAGTTTCACACTGATATCTGGTAGTGCTGAACGGAATATGTAACTTCATACCGTCGTAATAGTAGCAAACCTTCTTCTTTGTACCGCCTTGAAGTGTATATGCCATGGCTGCTTTAGCTGCCAAGCGGGTCGGCTGGATGAAACGATGGACAGAGCCGGCGAAGAAAGGAAAGACGTGCAGTGGGGGAGTGGGAGGCGCACTGCTAACTACGCGAAAAGAAAGGGGGACGATTGCCGATTGAGCGATATTAGGAAATGCaatgtacatattttgtttgCTACGAACTTATGAGTAATGCTTCATAAATTAACTTGCACAGCATGCCATGAAGCAGCTGACACATTGACACTGCTGGAATTAACGAATGTGTACTGTTATAAACAATATTTTGCAATGATTTGATGAATCAAACGACTTCATATAAACTTCCTTATTTAGCTACTTCCTTATAAATACGCATGTTGTAAAGGTGTTAGAAGGACTGTGGAGGTTAACGATGTACAGTACTTCGCAaatgtcttaggcaccctagttttaaaaataaatatatatatctggccttctgttttttgttttgcatattAATGTGTCAGTTAAAAAGAGCAAACGAAAagactgtatttttttaagaatgtattttttaatgtgtttcattaaattaaatgacataatagaccacttttcagataaaacatTAATGGAGGCTTTCGGCATTAcgtggagagccagaagcaagtctggagaagaactgtggcaaggtCTCCAATATGTTCGGAAAACAAACCTACCGGCAAAtgttcttataaaactgcaggacagtgtagcAGGAAGCTACCATAGTGTGCATACAAGCTCACCCTTGTATTGACCTAAGAAAGGTACCAAGCTTACCACAAAACAAAGCTTACTACTTTTCACCTCACCTCAGTCACCATCAGTGAGTAGCCCCTATCTTTGTGATGCCCAGCTACTTTGTGCTCAGGCTGTTTAGCAGCAGAAGTTGAGCTGGACAATGATTTCTTTAGCCTGTCATCCAATACTACCTACACATGCCCATACTtagcttaagctgtttttcaAGAGAAAGCAAAGGAATGGGAATGATGTATCCATTGTGGTTTTCCTTTTGAAGAAGATTAGTCAGACCAGTGAGGTTAATTGAGGCAAGGTTAATTTCACATAATACAGCTGGCACCTTTCAAATTACATATAGAATGAACTACTGTTATAATGTAATCTGACACCTTATCTTGTGATTTATGGTTTGTGTACTTGATGGTCTTGGGGGGGCTGGCT includes these proteins:
- the LOC133128682 gene encoding histone deacetylase 2, which codes for MAYTLQGGTKKKVCYYYDGDIGNYYYGQGHPMKPHRIRMTHNLLLNYGLYRKMEIYRPHKATAEEMTKYHSDDYIKFLRSIRPDNMSEFSKQMQRFNVGEDCPVFDGLFEFCQLSTGGSAAGSVKLNRQQTDIAVNWAGGLHHAKKSEASGFCYVNDIVLAILELLKYHQRVLYIDIDIHHGDGVEEAFYTTDRVMTVSFHKYGEYFPGTGDLRDIGAGKGKYYAVNFPLRDGIDDESYEQIFKPVMSKVMEMYQPSAVVLQCGADSLSGDRLGCFNLTIRGHAKCVEYMKSFNLPLLMLGGGGYTIRNVARCWTYETAVALDTDIPDELPYNDYFEYFGPDFKLHISPSNMTNQNTQEYMDKIKQRLFENLRMLPHAPGVQMQAIPEDSIPDDTMDEDVEDPDKRMSIRASDKRIACDEEFSDSEDEGEGGRRNVANHKKSTKRARVEEEKKEPEEKKPEVKEEEKSKESSSEKMDTKSVKAEQTVSA